GCTGTAGCCGGAAGAGCCGCGGATGTTCACCTGGCTGCCCATAAAGTTGACGCCAGGCGCATATTGCAGTATCTGCTCAAGATTGAACTCGCCGATCTGGTTTAGGCGGGCCTGGCTGACCACAGAAACGCTCACCGGTGAATCGGCAATCTCTTGATAACGCTTGCTTGCAGTGACCACCACTGAAGGCGCCTCGATGATAGTCTCCTCCATAAGGATCACGAGCTCAGTGCGCTCGCCGGCGCGAACTTCTACATTGGGCTTTGACACGATGGCGAAGCCAATCATCGACGCCTTCACCGAGTACCGACCGGGAGGAACTCGAGGGAGGAGAAAATTGCCGCGCGCATCGGTGGCCGCCCCCAAAAGGGTGCCTTCTAGCATGACGCTTGCTCCCGGGATCGGCTGGCGAGTTTGAGCCGACAGCACCGTCCCAGCAATGGAACCGTATCGCTGTGCTGTTGCCGGCGCCGCAGCTGCAGCCCACAACGCGACTGTCGTCAGGGCGGCCCACATTTGTCTTTGTAGCTGCATGGTCAACCCTCAATGGCGATGGTTTGTTGGCTGAACCGTATGGCTGGTCCTGCTCGCTTGGCGGCTACTGGCTGCCGCCGAGAAAGACATCGATATCGATACCCTGCAGCCTGGTGCTGCCGTCAGGCACCACCACCGGCCCGAAGCGTAATCCCTTGATGCTCGTCAAGCCGATGGGGGCCCCCTGTTCGAGAAGAATAGCCGCAAGGAACCAGTAGGTGCCCGGTGGGGCGGAGATGGTGTAAGAAACCTCCGTGCCACCAATGGGCAGGGAGCCGCTGATGTAGAGGTCCAGGAGCGACGGCAGTTTCGTCACGGACAAAGGGCTCAGAGAGGCTACCACGAAGAGGTTCTGGGCGCCTGCGGGCCAGGAGCCGTGAATGTGCAGAGCGCCGTTGATGGAGCTTTCGAAGTAGGGGCGTGCCCGCTTGAAGTTGGCTCCCATGTTGATCCCTTTCACCACCGTCCTCTGAGGCACCTCCACTTGACCAGGACTTAACGAGTCGCTGCCGACGAAGTAGACACCAATGATGTTGTTCACATTCCACTCGTGGCCCTTCTCCTTCCAAACCACCGCTACGGCGCGATAGAGTCCTGGTGGCAGGAAAATGGTGTAGTGGGCGGAATCCACACCGATCGGGAGAGGCTCGCCCACATCCAGCTGACTTATTCCCTTGGGTGGAAAGTCGGTGGAAGCCACCACCAGGATTTGCTCGGTATTCTCCGGCCAGGTACCATGGAAGGTAATGGTGCCGCTGATGCCGCTGGTGAGGGGACCAAGCCCCTTGTCGACCTCGCACGCCACGAGCGCAAGGCTCAAAGCAGCGAGGGCTGTAAGCAGGTTTCTCATTGGCCAAGTGCCCTCAAGTCTGCGCAAAAAAAGGTGCCCCTCCCTCGTAGCGCCCGAAGAAGGGGCACCTATGTGCCTCGGACCGGCGTTACAGCTTGATATCGACACCCACCATGAAGTTCAGAGCGTCAAGTTTGTAAGTGCCGGCCATATTGTCGTAGCTGGTGACCATGCCAGTGGCATCCTTGACTTCGGCCCAGGTGCTCACGGTACGATCGCCGATGAACATCTTCTCCACACTGGCATGCACCATGCCAAAGGGGAGCTGGTAGCCCACACCGATTCCCGCCACGTAGCGACGGTTGATGTCCGGGATGGTGGGATTCAGCGTGTGGTCAGGAGGTACCCCTGGCTCGGTGTAGAAAAAGCCACGCACCTTGAACGCCTGCAACGAGTACTCCAGGCCCAGGCTGGCGCGGATAGCGTCTTTCCACTCCTCGGTCAGCTCACCCAAGTCGGTCCCGTCCGCCTTCTTGATCTTGATGATGTCCCAAGCCGACCACTGCGTGAAGGCCACATCCGCCGCCACAAGGAGATTCTGGATGCCCGTGTAGGCGACGCCAAATCCGACCTCCATGGGCAACGGCAGATCGGCGGTGACGTCGACCTCCACCGGCGCAGTAGCAGGCTGTTGCGTCTGCGGGTTGATGGTTGCCCCGGAATAGACGCCGAGCGCCTTGGCGTAACTTGCCTGGTCAATTTGGCCGCCGGCCAGGAGTGCGTCTAGCTGCGCCTTTAGCGCGTTGAATTGCTGCGGAGTGGGCTTTGCCGTGTAGGTGAGCATCGACACGGTCCCTTCCAAACCCTGGTCAAGGTAGTAACGCCCGGCCACACCTACCGTCAGGCACTCGGTGACCTTGTACTGGAGACCGAGGTTGGCCCCGAAGCCCCATCCGTCTCCTACCAGCTTCTGTTCGGTCAGCAAATGGTCAAAAGGCCGAGCGAGAAGCCCAAGCTGCGTCAGCAGCGGGTTCAGCGGGGTGAGCTTCAACGGATTCGGTGTGAAGACTGGCTGGCGAATCTCAATCTGGTTGCTAACAATGCTCACTCCGAGACCAACGGACAGCTTGTCAGTCACCTGGTAGGCGATGGAGGGGTGGATATCGATGACCTTCAGGTCGTCCTCCACATCGATGTCGGGATACAGGGGGTTGTACGTGCCGGTCTCAAGGAGATTCCACTTGGAGCCCAGGCCGAAGGGGGCAAACACCGAGATGCCGACGGCCAACTTGTCCATGCCGTAAACAAACCCGGCGGCTGGCAGGTAGAAGGTCTGCGGCTCGTTTTCCACCTCGGCGTCCCGCAGCGCACCTATCGCTGGACTAGCCAGGTACTTGCCCTTGGGGGCGACGATCTCGAAGCTGCCGCCAAAGTGAAGCCCTTTGATCTGGGTCAATCCGGCGGGGTTCCAGTACATGCCACTCCAGTCATTGGCCAAGCCGCGATATGCACCCCCCAGGGCCGTTGCCCGCGCCCCAATGCCGGTCAAGGCTACTCCCGATGCAAACACGACAGTGAGCGATGCCAGAGCGAGCACAACCGCCAGTGACAGGGCAAAAAGGGGTCTTCTCATGCGTTCCTCCGTGCTGTTTCTTCCCTTGACTTGCTCCACTTCCGCCCATCCTGCCACACCGTTGCTTCTCAGCGACTTTCCTTTCTTGAATCCGAGCACCTCACCTCCTTTCGGCGTTGGTTGTTTCACTCATCGGAGCGAAAAAGGCCACGGCTGACGTATTGCAAGGAACATGAGACTCGAACCAAGCAGGGCCAGATTCTTCGTAAAGTTGATCATCTCGCTCATTCTCACCATGGGATCTTGCACCTTCCAAAACGCATGCATGCTGAATGTGACCGGCACCAGAAAGATCACCAGCGCGACCACTCCCACCGTGGGGCGGTAGCCCGTCAGAAAACTCAGGCCTGCCACCAGGAGGAGGAGGCCAGAAACCACCACCGCCACCTTTGCAGCTGGAATACCTTTCGAGGCCGCATAGGCACTCATCGGTCCCAACTTGGCAAAGTGATTGATTGCGTTGAATAGATAATAGACCCCCACGACTATTCGTCCGACAAGAAAGACCACCTGCATCATGTTCTCCTCACTAGTTGGTGCCAGACGTCTTGGGGACTCCGGAAAAAGATTTCACCGCCAAACCTGTTTACTAAGATAGCAAAAATTGCGAGATTGTCAAGATTTATTTCACTAAGAATAAAGGAGTTCAGACCTCTGAAGCTCATTCAACAAAGGCCTTGATTTTGAACGAATAAGTCGTACATTTATGAATGGCAGTTCATTCAGTGCAGATGTCGGTCGTCTCTAGACGTGAGTTGGGAGCAGATTCTGGCGTAGGAGGAGCCGGGCCATGGGAGAAGACAAACGCGAGCGAATCATGAAGTCGGCGATGAGGATGTTTGCCAAGAAGGGCTTTTTCCACACCAAAGTGTCGGAGATAGCGCGGGGCGCCGGGGTGGCCGATGGTACGACCTATCTGTACTTTAGGAGCAAGGACGACATCCTTATTTCTCTGTTTGAGTCCGAGATGGAGCCCATCCTGGCCCACGTGCGCCGGGAGTTGGCAAAGGAGACCTCAGCGACAAGCAAGCTGCGCAGGTTCGCCTCGCTCCACTTCCAGATGGTGGAGAAGAACCAAGATTTGGCCATGGTGATTGTGGTGGAGCTGCGGCAGAGCGCCAAGTTCATGCACGAGTACCCGGGAACAAAGTTCAAGGAGTACTTGGACGTCATTGCTGGCATTGTCGAGGAGGGGCAACAGAGCGGTGAATTCCGCGCAGATGTCCATCCCAGCATCGCCAAGCAGGCCATCTTCGGGGCGTTGGACGGTCTGGCCACCAACTGGATTCTGTCCAAGAGGACCAAACGCGGCCTCAGCGACTTGGCGGACCAAGTAGCAGATCTTTTCGTACAAGGTCTGGTTGCGCACCCCCATTAAGGCTGCGGCAGAAAAAAGGTTTTGACTTTTTGCCAAAGAGTGATAAATTCGGAACGGCTGAACGAGAATGCGGGTAGATGGACCTGTTGGTCCGATGAGAACTTAAGAAGCTGAACGCCACCTTTGCATGTTTCGGACACGAGCGGCATGGTGAAGTAGGACGGGAAGGGCTGCAATATGACAGAGATGCTCACGAAGCCGACGCGGCAAATCTACTGGAACATCCCCGGCTACGGATGGCTTTACCTCCTGTTCGCGGTCGCGTTAGCAGTGTTTGCTTATGGCGTGTACCGCCGGGTCAGGCTGTGGAGGATGGGCAAGCCTGAGGAGCGCTTTGACCAGCCTCTGCGCAGGCTGTGGAAGGTGTTCGTGGAGGGCATCTTGCAGAGGGCTGTGGTGCGAGACGCATTCCCGGGACTGATGCACGCCGCCATCTTTTTCGGCTTTGTGGTGCTTTTTATCGGTACCCTCATCGTCTTGCTTCAGGCCGACTTTGGGCTCAAGATTCTGTACGGGCGGTTCTACCTGTACTACTCCTTGGTCCTGGATCTTTTCGGTGTGGTCTTCATAGTGGGGCTGCTGATTGCGTTGTTTCGCCGTTATGTGCTGCGGCCGCAGCGGCTGAACAACCGCGCAGATGATGCGGTTTTGCTCAGCATGCTTTTGCTCATCGGCATCAGCGGTTTTTTCATCGAAGCCACACGCTTGGCGGTGACGCGTTCGCCGTGGAGGGCATGGTCACCGGTGGGCAACTGGCTGGCGTCCTTCTTGGCGACCATGCCGGAGGCAGAAAAGTTGGCCATGCATCGCCTCTTGTGGTGGGGTCATCTGGTACTGTCGATGGGTTTTGTAGCCTACATTCCCTACTCGAAACTTTTCCACATCTTTGTTTCGCCGGCCAACGTGTACTTCGGGTCTTTGGGAGCGCGCGGTGAGCTGCTCCCCATAGACCTCGAGGGTTCAGAGACTTTCGGCGTCTCGCGCATGAGCGAGTTCACATGGAAGCAGCTCTTCGACCTGGACGCCTGTACCTCGTGCGGGAGGTGCCAAGATGTCTGCCCTGCACATGCCACCGGGAAACCCCTCTCGCCTAAGCAACTCATTCTGGACTTGCGCGAACAGATGGACGTGGAGGCCAAGGTTCGCGGGGATGGAGGTGATAGCGGAGCTGCCAGGGCGCTGCTGGGTGGCGCTATTGCCGAGGATGTGCTGTGGAGTTGTACCACCTGCTTCGCATGCCAGGAGCACTGTCCGGTAGCCGTGGAGCATGTGCGCAAGATCGTGGACATGCGTCGAGCATTGGTGCTGATGGAGGCGCGCTTCCCTCAGGAACTCAGCCTGGCGTTCAAGGGCCTTGAGACTAACGCAAACCCTTGGGGGATGTCCAGTGCTTCCCGCGCTGCATGGGCTGAAGGGCTGGAGGTCCCCGCGATCCAGGACCGTCCGGATGCCGAATACCTATGGTTTGTGGGGTGTGCGGGCTCATTTGATGATCGGGCGGTCAAGATTTCGCGCGCCCTGGCGCGAGTGCTCAACGCCGCAGGTGTGAGTTATGCCATTCTGGGCGCAGAAGAAAGCTGTTGTGGGGATCCAGCCCGCCGCTCGGGCAATGAGTACGTGGCCATGACGCTCATGCAGCAGAACGTGGAGCTTTTCGCCCGCTACGGCGTCAAGAAAGTGCTCACGGCCTGCCCCCACTGCTACAACGTGCTGAAAAATGAGTATCGGCAGTTTGGCGGCACCTACCAGGTGGTGCACCATAGCGAGCTTTTGGCGCAACTGTTGGCGCAAGGACGCCTGCGCCCAGCACGCGCGGCTGAGGGCACGGTCGTTTTCCACGATTCCTGCTACCTTGGTCGATACAACGGCATCTATGAACAGCCGAGACAGGTGCTGCGGGCAGTTGCTGCAACGGGTGTGCGTGAGCTTCCGCGGCGCAAGCAGAGAAGCTTTTGCTGTGGTGCAGGCGGTGGACGGATGTGGATGGAGGAAAAGCTGGGTACACGCATCAACCATGCCCGCGCGGATGAGGCCCTGACCACAGGCGCACAGACAGTGGCGGTGGCCTGTCCCTTCTGTCTGGTGATGTTGGATGACGGGGTCAAAGACCGAGGCGCTGAGGAACAGATGCGGGTGATGGATATTGCCCAACTCGTGGAGCAAGCGCTGTAGTGCACACGAAGACCGATCCTGAGGGGTCTTACGGTGGGGCGTTATGTGGCAAAGATTCCTGAATGGCCGGAGGAGGAGCGGCCACGAGAGCGGCTCTTGGCCCACGGCCCAGAGCGACTAGCTGACGCGGAGCTGTTGGCCATCATTCTTCGCACCGGCTCCGGACAGGCCACGGCGCTGGACCTGGCGCGGCACCTGCTCCAGGAATG
The sequence above is drawn from the candidate division KSB1 bacterium genome and encodes:
- a CDS encoding outer membrane protein transport protein, whose translation is MRRPLFALSLAVVLALASLTVVFASGVALTGIGARATALGGAYRGLANDWSGMYWNPAGLTQIKGLHFGGSFEIVAPKGKYLASPAIGALRDAEVENEPQTFYLPAAGFVYGMDKLAVGISVFAPFGLGSKWNLLETGTYNPLYPDIDVEDDLKVIDIHPSIAYQVTDKLSVGLGVSIVSNQIEIRQPVFTPNPLKLTPLNPLLTQLGLLARPFDHLLTEQKLVGDGWGFGANLGLQYKVTECLTVGVAGRYYLDQGLEGTVSMLTYTAKPTPQQFNALKAQLDALLAGGQIDQASYAKALGVYSGATINPQTQQPATAPVEVDVTADLPLPMEVGFGVAYTGIQNLLVAADVAFTQWSAWDIIKIKKADGTDLGELTEEWKDAIRASLGLEYSLQAFKVRGFFYTEPGVPPDHTLNPTIPDINRRYVAGIGVGYQLPFGMVHASVEKMFIGDRTVSTWAEVKDATGMVTSYDNMAGTYKLDALNFMVGVDIKL
- a CDS encoding DoxX family protein, encoding MMQVVFLVGRIVVGVYYLFNAINHFAKLGPMSAYAASKGIPAAKVAVVVSGLLLLVAGLSFLTGYRPTVGVVALVIFLVPVTFSMHAFWKVQDPMVRMSEMINFTKNLALLGSSLMFLAIRQPWPFSLR
- a CDS encoding TetR family transcriptional regulator, with protein sequence MGEDKRERIMKSAMRMFAKKGFFHTKVSEIARGAGVADGTTYLYFRSKDDILISLFESEMEPILAHVRRELAKETSATSKLRRFASLHFQMVEKNQDLAMVIVVELRQSAKFMHEYPGTKFKEYLDVIAGIVEEGQQSGEFRADVHPSIAKQAIFGALDGLATNWILSKRTKRGLSDLADQVADLFVQGLVAHPH
- a CDS encoding heterodisulfide reductase-related iron-sulfur binding cluster — protein: MTEMLTKPTRQIYWNIPGYGWLYLLFAVALAVFAYGVYRRVRLWRMGKPEERFDQPLRRLWKVFVEGILQRAVVRDAFPGLMHAAIFFGFVVLFIGTLIVLLQADFGLKILYGRFYLYYSLVLDLFGVVFIVGLLIALFRRYVLRPQRLNNRADDAVLLSMLLLIGISGFFIEATRLAVTRSPWRAWSPVGNWLASFLATMPEAEKLAMHRLLWWGHLVLSMGFVAYIPYSKLFHIFVSPANVYFGSLGARGELLPIDLEGSETFGVSRMSEFTWKQLFDLDACTSCGRCQDVCPAHATGKPLSPKQLILDLREQMDVEAKVRGDGGDSGAARALLGGAIAEDVLWSCTTCFACQEHCPVAVEHVRKIVDMRRALVLMEARFPQELSLAFKGLETNANPWGMSSASRAAWAEGLEVPAIQDRPDAEYLWFVGCAGSFDDRAVKISRALARVLNAAGVSYAILGAEESCCGDPARRSGNEYVAMTLMQQNVELFARYGVKKVLTACPHCYNVLKNEYRQFGGTYQVVHHSELLAQLLAQGRLRPARAAEGTVVFHDSCYLGRYNGIYEQPRQVLRAVAATGVRELPRRKQRSFCCGAGGGRMWMEEKLGTRINHARADEALTTGAQTVAVACPFCLVMLDDGVKDRGAEEQMRVMDIAQLVEQAL